One Mus musculus strain C57BL/6J chromosome X, GRCm38.p6 C57BL/6J DNA window includes the following coding sequences:
- the Gm7950 gene encoding X-linked lymphocyte-regulated protein PM1-like, giving the protein MALKKLWAIPKDGYLLLLDYDDEDDDINFLEEAHSEENVSFSEEWQRFASSVETPIENRNLLSGEQQDGNASKLDLMEEQNPVTHDVENEIPEEIIGDTREMINNKSCEQYKTTFQKFDMDVQNFNEQQEKSVGLMNLETNNSDMLFDVDGELRK; this is encoded by the exons atggctcttaagaaactGTGGGCGATACCAAAGGACGGTTACTTATTACTTCTTGACTATGATGATGAAGACGATGACATAAATTTTTTGGAGGAGGCTCATTCTGAAG aaaACGTAAGTTTCTCAGAGGAATGGCAGCGTTTTGCAAGTTCTGTAGAGACACCAATAGAAAACAGGAATTTGTTAAGTGGTGAACAGCAAGATGGGAATGCTTCAAAATTGGATCTTATGGAAG AACAGAATCCAGTAACTCATGATGTTGAGAATGAAATTCCTGAAGAAATCATTGGAGATACacg ggagaTGATCAACAACAAGTCGTGTGAGCAGTAtaaaactacatttcagaagtttgATATGGATGTCCAGAATTTCAATGAAcagcaagaaaaatcagtg ggtttgatgAACTTGGAGACCAACAACTCCGATATGctttttgatgtagatggtgaaTTGAGAAAATGA